The window TCAAGTGACCTAATATCTCAGTCAAGTGACCTTCGACATTCATTTTCGTCAATGTTCACCCTGTCTCCTGGTGTGGTAGCAGCGCTTAGGTACTGACAGACTGTATTTTCCGGATCGCTTATCTCCCTACTCTCTCTCTCTTCAAGCGGTTCGCAGTCGAGGGGGGAAGGCTTCTGGTCTTCCTCCCTCGACTTTTTTCAGGTAACGACAGACACACTGTTCTTCTAAAGAAGATATAAACATTCCAGTATTTTTTCACCTATTCCGGTCGAACTATGAAAAAAACTGAGAGTACCAAGGAACAACTCATCACCAGTGCCGGCGAGCTCTTTGCAGACAATGGGTTTGGCGCCGTAAGCACCAGAATGATCGCTGACAGGGCCGGAGTCAAACTAAGCGGAATTCATTATCATTTTGGCAGCAAGGAAAAGCTCTATATAGAGGCCTGTCTTACTGCCCACCGCCGTTGTCAACTCACGACTTTTGCCGATATTCTTGAAGAAAACCCAGCTCTCGCCTCAACACCGGAAGGCCAGGCAGAAATAGTCAGAAACGCTGTTTTTCGCTGTTTTCACGATCACTTCTATTCCAAGCGCCCCGAATGGGAAGTTAATCTTCTCCTGCGGGAAATGATCACCCCCACCAACGCCATGACCACTCTGGTCGATTTGATTTTCAGACCGGAAGCGGAGAGCGCCGCACTTTTTTACCAGCAGGTAAAGCCAACAGCCAGTTATGAGGAAGCGGCCGCCTGGTTTGATCTCATGTATGGTGAAATATTCTTCTATACCGTTGCCCGAAAAACCATCCAGATGGTTCGCGGTGTCGAAACTCTCAGTACCGAGTTTTACCAGATGGCTGCAGCAAAACTTGCACGAGCCATGATTCTGGAAGCAGATCTCCCGCTTCCGGCAGATTTGACATAGCTATTGCATCGGGTCACTTACTGAAAACACGCTTTCTCTCTTTTTCAATCCTTCAAAGACAGCCAGGATAGCTCCGGGATTGAAGTCTCATCCCTATTTCCCACACAAAAAACCGGCAAGGGTATAGTCCCCCGTGCCGGTTTGCGGTATCAGTTCAACTCTGTGGTCTCGATCCGGTCACTACCGGAAATGGCTGCGGACTCCATCGCCTCGATATCCTCTTCAGACATTATCTTCATCCGCAAAAACTGCTTTTTGGAAAAAAGCGCAAACTCACCATCCGCTGCGGCACAAAGCTCGCCATGCTCGTCATGAATTTCGGCTCGTACCAGGGCCCGCCTCTCGGTTGGCTGCTCCCTGATATAGCCGGTAACTGTCAATTTAGCACCTATTCGCACAGGGCGATGGAAAGATACCGTCATAGTCTTGGTGAGCATAAACCGACGTGTCAGGATAATTACCGTCCACCCCATGGTCTCATCGAGCATGGTGGAGAGTATCCCGCCATGAATGAGATTAGACCAGCCGCGAAAGCGTTTATCCATCGTAAGCCGTGAGCGCAACATGCTCCCGTTCGACTCAAAGCGCATCTGTAAGCCGTGGTTATTACCCGGACCACAGCCAAAACATTCCTCATCTGCAGACTTCAGAAACCTCCATAATGGTTCCGTCTCTTCCGTATGGCTCTCGTACATGCCATCTCCTTTTCTGTGAAAAATTGCGCATATTTGAATGGAAAATATCGTGACTTTCGATATGCAATTAAGGTTGCAGCCGGATGTTGCCGTTTTCTGCAACCCGCATTCTGATCACTCCCTCTTCGGCGGTGGCGAAAGTCCGGATCTTATGACTGAGTAATTGATCAACCAACTCACGGCCAGGTCTGGCACCACTGATTATGACAACCTTCGGCTGAACACGCTCAAGTAGGGTTTGTGAGATTCTATTCTCTTCACCGGCTCCGAACTGCAGAACCATGGAATTCAGATCCTGCCTGGAGCGAAGCATTCTCTCCTCGCCATTTGCTGAAACATCACCAAATAGTAGAAAGCGGAAATCGTTAAACTCCACCAGAAGCGCCAACGCACGGCTGGTGTAGTCTCCCCCCCCCGCAAAGGCCACCGAAGGATGAACCACCTTGATCCGCATATCACCACACTTCCAGGAGTCCCCCCTGGCCAGTACGGAGTACGGCAGATGAAACTGCAGTTCGCTATACTTCCTGTAGCCGTCCTCGGATTCATTCATATCACCATTATCCGAGAGCTCTAAAATTTTCATGGAATCAAACAGAACCTCCAAACCACCATAAAGCTGCTTATGTGGATGGGTGATTACCACAAAATCAAGCGTCTCGATCCCTCTCTCCTTGAGTAGGTGGGCAATCTCATCGCCATATTTTCTGGGGCCGGCATCCACCAGCATTGCGCACTTGCCGGGTTGATGCAGCAGGGTGGCATTACCATCTCCCACATCCGCGAAATAAATATCTACCGGTTTCGCCAAAACAGAAACAGCAGAAAAACCCCAGATCAGGGCTAAAAGCAGACAGCACGCAATTCGAGTCCCCATTAAACTCCCCTCGTGGCCTGAAATTGTATCTCCTTTTTACGGACCTAAAAAATTCTGCGCATGTTCAAATGATATCTGTTGTGCGCACATTGTTCAAATCCAGGCAGCTCTCTTACCCTTGTTTTTCCTGCTTCTCACTTTCTTGGGGCGATACGGCAATCTCTTCCACCCCGGCCGATTCTTGTCGGACGGCGCGGATTATCGGGCCGACGTCGGGGAGGTATTCGTGAAAAACCTTGCCGTAAATACCCCAGATAGTGATGAAAAGCGCAGCTATTATGGGGCCGATTATAATTCCGAGCAAGCCAAACATGGTGATTCCGCCGAGGGTTCCGAAGAGTACGAACAGATCATGCATTTCCGTATCTTTGCCCACCAAGCGTGGTCGCACCAAATTATCAAGGTTACCTGCGACCGCTCCACACAGGATAACCAGAATAATGACACCGGTGAAATTCCCCAACAGCGCCAGAATAATTACCGCAGGTCCCCAGACAATAGCAGTACCGAAAGCAGGGATAATGGAAGTAACAGCCATTACACTTCCCCAGAACACCGCACCCTCAATACCGGCAATGGCAAAGGCCAGGCCGCAGATCGTGCCCTGCATGATCCCGATAATGATCGTGCCCTTGATGGTCGCCCTGGTTACGGAGGTGAAACGCTGCAGCAGGAGCTGCTCGTCTTCATCCTCTAAAGGCAGAAAGTAGAGGATGCGCTCCAGCAACACATCACCCATAGTGAGAAAATAGAACATCACGTAGAGCATTATGATCGCACCGAATAGCGCATTCACGGTGATACCGGCAACTGACTGCAACGATTCAATCAGAAAGCTCGACACCGTACCGACCAACTCCCCGGCTTTCTGGACAAGCACATCCCGATACGGCAGTAACAGCTCATAATATGGAATTTTCTCCAAGAAACGACCGACTGCAGACGGTTCATTAATAAATTCCTGCACCCAGGGCGTGACAGACTGGCCCACATTGATCGCCTGGCCGACAACAACGCCGATAAGGATTGTGAGAGGTATAAGCACCACCAGTACGATGCCGATAACAACCAGGATAGACGCGATATTCTGCCTGCCACCGATCTTGCCGCTCAACCACCTGTGGGTCGGGCTGGCCATGGATGAAAAGAGTGCCGCCATGAATATCGCCATCAAAAAGCCTTGAATCATACTCAGGAATATGGCCGAGATGAGTACCACCAACCCCAGCAACACCGCCTTGTGTACAGCTTCCTTCTTCATTTCTATTCACTCTCCGAAAATCGTTACTGTGGTTATGTCCATAACATTCTATTGCAAATCCGGGAGAGTATTCAGGCTCGTTACATCTCCCGGTTTGACCGGCTGAAAATTACGGCCGGCCAAAACTGCGGCATTCAGTTCCTGATACCTCACATAATCGCTGTATTACAACATAGTACTGCAATTTCGCATAGAACAACATACGCCTTGGCGCCTCAGGTGATTCTCCATTCCGCACGCCTTCCGACTCATCCCCTGCCCAAAAGGCCCGCTTGATGCCGGACCTTTCACGGTCTGCCGCTCTCGGAAATGAGCTATTTTTTCCAGAAGTCAGGCAAAAAGATCACCAGGGCTGAAAACATCTCCAAACGGCCGACCAACATATTCCAGGAGAGAAACCACTTGCTGGCGTTTGACAAAAAGGCATAATTCTCGGTCGGTCCCACCGCACCGAAACCGGGGCCGATATTCATCAGTGATGCAATTACGGCACTCATGGCGCTGAGGTAATCCACCGGGTCAAAGAGAACCACCAGGCAACCTCCACTCAGGACGAGCAGGATATTTACAATAAAATAGCATACCGCCAGGTCGATTACCCCGGCCTCAACCGGCCTGCCATTCAAACGCACCGAGTTGACCGTCATCGGCTGCACATAGATACGCCGCATGGTCGCATACATATATTTGAAGATGAGCGCATAATGAACGATTTTGATACCGCTGGTGGTGGAACCGGCGCAGGCGCCAATGAAGCAAACCACAAAAAGCAGCATAATTGCCGCCTGGGGCCACAACTCATAGTTGGCGGTGGTAAAGCCGGTTGTGGTCAACAGTGAAACTACCTGGAAAGCCCCGAATCTTAAGCAATCTGTAAAGGTAGCGTATGAACCGCTGCCATAGAGCACCAGACTGGTAGCCATAACGAAGAACAGTACAATCACCAAGTACCAGCGAAATTCCGTATTTTTAGCTACCCCGCGAAAATCACCCTTTATGAATTGGTAGAAGAGACCAAAAGTGATACCACCGAGAAACATAAAGACTATGATGACCCAGTCGATATAGGCGCTGTCAAACGCCTGCACGCTGGCATTGCGGGTAGAGTAGCCTGATGTTGAGACTGTTCCGAAGGCGTGGCAGAGGGCATCAAAGAGCGACATGCCGCCAAACTGCAAAAGGACGGTCTGAATAAGATTCAGGGCCAGATAAATAGACCAGAGCCAGAGCATGGTGTCCTTATTTCTGGCTTTGAATTTCTCACCGGTTATCACCTGCCCCGGACTTGACTCCGCCCTGAAGATACGCACCCCACCCATGCCGTGGGGCAAAAAAAGCAAGGTAAGGGTCAAAAAGCCCATCCCCCCGAGCAGATGCGTCTGGCTACGCCAGAACAGTAGCCCGTGCGGCACAGATTCGATATCAGTCAGTATCGTCGCACCGGTCGTAGTATACCCGGACATCATTTCAAAAAATGCATCGGTAAACGATGGAATCGTGCCATGCAAAATAAAAGGCAGTGCAGAAAAGGCTGAAATCATGACCCAGCCGAAAGTGGCCAGGAAAAGTCCATCCTTCATACTGAAATCATAATTTTTGCGATAAACGTGTTTGATCACCAGGCCTAAACTAATTGTGATCAGAGCAGA of the Desulfosediminicola ganghwensis genome contains:
- a CDS encoding TetR/AcrR family transcriptional regulator; translated protein: MKKTESTKEQLITSAGELFADNGFGAVSTRMIADRAGVKLSGIHYHFGSKEKLYIEACLTAHRRCQLTTFADILEENPALASTPEGQAEIVRNAVFRCFHDHFYSKRPEWEVNLLLREMITPTNAMTTLVDLIFRPEAESAALFYQQVKPTASYEEAAAWFDLMYGEIFFYTVARKTIQMVRGVETLSTEFYQMAAAKLARAMILEADLPLPADLT
- a CDS encoding PaaI family thioesterase, translated to MYESHTEETEPLWRFLKSADEECFGCGPGNNHGLQMRFESNGSMLRSRLTMDKRFRGWSNLIHGGILSTMLDETMGWTVIILTRRFMLTKTMTVSFHRPVRIGAKLTVTGYIREQPTERRALVRAEIHDEHGELCAAADGEFALFSKKQFLRMKIMSEEDIEAMESAAISGSDRIETTELN
- a CDS encoding ComEC/Rec2 family competence protein, which codes for MGTRIACCLLLALIWGFSAVSVLAKPVDIYFADVGDGNATLLHQPGKCAMLVDAGPRKYGDEIAHLLKERGIETLDFVVITHPHKQLYGGLEVLFDSMKILELSDNGDMNESEDGYRKYSELQFHLPYSVLARGDSWKCGDMRIKVVHPSVAFAGGGDYTSRALALLVEFNDFRFLLFGDVSANGEERMLRSRQDLNSMVLQFGAGEENRISQTLLERVQPKVVIISGARPGRELVDQLLSHKIRTFATAEEGVIRMRVAENGNIRLQP
- a CDS encoding AI-2E family transporter codes for the protein MKKEAVHKAVLLGLVVLISAIFLSMIQGFLMAIFMAALFSSMASPTHRWLSGKIGGRQNIASILVVIGIVLVVLIPLTILIGVVVGQAINVGQSVTPWVQEFINEPSAVGRFLEKIPYYELLLPYRDVLVQKAGELVGTVSSFLIESLQSVAGITVNALFGAIIMLYVMFYFLTMGDVLLERILYFLPLEDEDEQLLLQRFTSVTRATIKGTIIIGIMQGTICGLAFAIAGIEGAVFWGSVMAVTSIIPAFGTAIVWGPAVIILALLGNFTGVIILVILCGAVAGNLDNLVRPRLVGKDTEMHDLFVLFGTLGGITMFGLLGIIIGPIIAALFITIWGIYGKVFHEYLPDVGPIIRAVRQESAGVEEIAVSPQESEKQEKQG
- a CDS encoding TrkH family potassium uptake protein, with amino-acid sequence MNYRSILNVFGVLLVVTGSSMIMPILCSLWFGGDDLNALIISALITISLGLVIKHVYRKNYDFSMKDGLFLATFGWVMISAFSALPFILHGTIPSFTDAFFEMMSGYTTTGATILTDIESVPHGLLFWRSQTHLLGGMGFLTLTLLFLPHGMGGVRIFRAESSPGQVITGEKFKARNKDTMLWLWSIYLALNLIQTVLLQFGGMSLFDALCHAFGTVSTSGYSTRNASVQAFDSAYIDWVIIVFMFLGGITFGLFYQFIKGDFRGVAKNTEFRWYLVIVLFFVMATSLVLYGSGSYATFTDCLRFGAFQVVSLLTTTGFTTANYELWPQAAIMLLFVVCFIGACAGSTTSGIKIVHYALIFKYMYATMRRIYVQPMTVNSVRLNGRPVEAGVIDLAVCYFIVNILLVLSGGCLVVLFDPVDYLSAMSAVIASLMNIGPGFGAVGPTENYAFLSNASKWFLSWNMLVGRLEMFSALVIFLPDFWKK